A window of Panicum virgatum strain AP13 chromosome 8K, P.virgatum_v5, whole genome shotgun sequence contains these coding sequences:
- the LOC120643814 gene encoding ABC transporter G family member 25-like — protein sequence MPPNAHDAHGSAGGLPVTAAAANKMDCFLTTACTPLHLQFIDVSYRVKQTERSAPPGRISSHSGGACSGAAAAPEERTILRGVTGEARPGEVLAVLGPSGSGKSTLLSILGGRLAGRHGGTVLAGGRPPSCRGAARRRTGFVAQDDVLHPHLTVRETLVFCAMLRLPRAAPAAAKAAAAEAVIAELGLAACADTAVGNAFVRGVSGGERKRVSIGHEMLVNPSLLILDEPTSGLDSTAAARLLATLSALARKGRTVVMSVHQPSSRVYRMFDSVLLLAEGSCLYFGAGRDAMDYFASVGFAPGFHVNPADFMLDLANGFAQADYNFTAEGGNVKQSLISSYNKVLAPRVKASINAAAAEHALEPQPQPQPPLAESCSGCTSWANQFMILLRRSLKERRHEAFTSLRVFQILAPALVAGAMWWRSSPAAVQDRLGLLFFVSIFWGVFASFNAVFAIPQERPVLARERASGMYALSSYFMARMAGDLPMELALPAAFTVVVYLMAGLNPAPAAFALTLAVILSYVLVAGGLGLAVGAAMMDAKRASTLVTVVMLAFLLTGGFYVHNVPGFMAWAKYTSFTYYCYRLLIAVQYGGHLRRLLPPEAVDGEAGPGACVAALAAMLFGYRLLAYLALRRVRK from the exons ATGCCTCCCAACGCCCACGACGCGCACGGAAGCGCCGGCGGCCTCCCCgtgacagcggcggcggcgaacaagATGGACTGCTTCCTGACCACCGCCTGCACGCCGCTCCACCTCCAG TTCATCGACGTGTCGTACCGCGTGAAGCAGACGGAGCGGTCGGCGCCGCCGGGCCGGATATCCTCGCACTCCGGCGGGGCGTGCTCCGGCGCCGCAGCGGCGCCGGAGGAGCGGACGATCCTCCGGGGCGTCAcgggcgaggcgcggccgggGGAGGTGCTCGCGGTGCTGGGCCCGTCGGGGAGCGGCAAGTCGACGCTGCTCTCCATCCTCGGCGGCCGCCTCGCGGGCCGGCACGGCGGGACGGTGCTGGCCGGCGGCCGCCCGCCCAgctgccgcggcgcggcgcggcggcgcacggggttCGTGGCGCAGGACGACGTGCTCCACCCGCACCTCACCGTGCGTGAGACGCTCGTCTTCTGCGCGATGCTGCGGCTGCcccgagcggcgccggcggcggccaaggcggccgccgccgaggccgtgATCGCCGAGCTCGggctcgccgcctgcgccgacACCGCCGTGGGCAACGCGTTCGTGCGCGGCGTGTCGGGGGGCGAGCGGAAGCGCGTCAGCATCGGTCACGAGATGCTGGTGAACCCGAGCCTGCTCATCCTCGACGAGCCCACGTCGGGGCTcgactccaccgccgccgcgcgactCCTCGCCACGCTGTCGGCGCTGGCGAGGAAGGGCCGCACCGTCGTCATGTCCGTGCACCAGCCGTCGTCCAGGGTGTACCGCATGTTCGACTCCGTCCTGCTGCTCGCCGAGGGCAGCTGCCTCTACTTCGGCGCCGGCCGCGACGCCATGGACTACTTCGCCTCCGTCGGCTTCGCGCCGGGCTTCCACGTCAACCCGGCCGACTTCATGCTCGACCTTGCCAATG GTTTTGCTCAAGCAGATTACAATTTCACCGCAGAAGGCGGCAACGTGAAGCAGTCGCTGATCTCGTCCTACAACAAGGTGCTCGCCCCAAGGGTGAAGGCGTCCATCAATGCCGCCGCAGCGGAGCACGCCCTtgagccgcagccgcagccgcagccaccGCTGGCGGAGAGCTGCAGCGGGTGCACGAGCTGGGCGAACCAGTTCATGATCCTGCTCCGGCGCAGCCTCAAGGAGCGGCGGCACGAGGCGTTCACGTCGCTGCGCGTCTTCCAGATCCTCGCGccggcgctggtcgccggcgcCATGTGGTGgcggtcgtcgccggcggcggtgcaggaCCGGCTGGGCCTGCTCTTCTTCGTCTCCATCTTCTGGGGCGTCTTCGCCTCCTTCAACGCCGTCTTCGCCATCCCGCAGGAGCGGCCGGTGCTCGCCCGGGAGCGCGCCTCCGGCATGTACGCGCTCTCCTCCTACTTCATGGCCCGGATGGCCGGCGACCTGCCCATGGAGCTCGCGCTGCCGGCGGCGTTCACGGTGGTCGTCTACCTGATGGCCGGGCTCAACCCGGCGCCCGCCGCGTTCGCGCTCACCCTAGCCGTGATCCTCTCGTACGTGCTCGTCGCGGGGGGGCTCGggctcgccgtcggcgccgccatGATGGACGCCAAGCGCGCGTCGACGCTGGTGACGGTGGTCATGCTCGCCTTCCTCCTCACCGGCGGCTTCTACGTGCACAACGTGCCGGGCTTCATGGCGTGGGCCAAGTACACCTCCTTCACCTACTACTGCTACCGCCTGCTCATCGCCGTGCAGTACGGCGGACACctgcgccgcctgctcccgcCGGAGGCCGTCGACGGCGAGGCCGGCCCGGGAGCCTgcgtcgccgcgctcgccgccatgCTCTTCGGGTACCGGCTGCTGGCCTACCTCGCCCTGCGCCGCGTCAGGAAGTGA